From the genome of Deinococcus sp. JMULE3, one region includes:
- the acs gene encoding acetate--CoA ligase yields MTQTPTPASDHPASDHIDAMLHETRVIEPGADFRARARVTREDYERRYRQSLDDPDTFWSEVAGELHWFKPWTQVLDWQPPHAQWFVGGQTNIAFNALDRNVARGLGSKTAIIWEGEDGEVRTYSYAELLREVKKAANALTALGVQSGDRVTLYLPLTPEAAIAMLACARIGAAHSVVFGGFSVSALADRINDARSRVLITADAGQRRGSLVNLKANADEAAKLTPSLEKILVVCRADCDAPMQEGRDVWWHDALNAASDDHDALAVDSEHPLFVLYTSGSTGKPKGVQHTTGGYMIGTYLTTQTVFDLRDDDIYWCTADVGWITGHSYSVYGPLLNGATILMYEGAPNHPDWGRFWHLIQKHRVTILYTAPTAIRSFMRQGDAIPAAYDLGSLRLLGSVGEPINPEAWMWYWRTIGGERCPVVDTWWQTETGSIMLTTLPGAHASKPGSAGLPMFGVEPAIMTRSGEELGPDDGGLLVLKRPWPSMLRTVYGDDERYRKTYWGEIDGVYFAGDGARRDADGYVTVIGRVDDVLNVSGHRLGTMEIESALVAHPSVAEAAVVGRPDDVKGECVVAFVLPQSGYAVDPKELRAHVSREIGALARPDAIYVADALPKTRSGKIMRRFLRQIAAGKDIQGDTSTLEDPGVLDRIAATEPV; encoded by the coding sequence ATGACCCAGACCCCCACCCCTGCCAGCGACCACCCCGCCAGCGATCACATCGACGCGATGCTGCACGAGACCCGCGTGATCGAACCGGGCGCCGACTTCCGCGCCCGCGCCCGCGTGACCCGCGAGGACTACGAGCGCCGCTACCGCCAGAGCCTCGACGACCCCGACACCTTCTGGTCGGAGGTCGCCGGGGAACTCCACTGGTTCAAACCCTGGACGCAGGTGCTCGACTGGCAGCCGCCGCACGCGCAGTGGTTCGTGGGCGGGCAGACGAACATCGCGTTCAACGCCCTGGACCGCAACGTCGCCCGCGGCCTGGGCAGCAAGACCGCGATCATCTGGGAGGGCGAGGACGGCGAGGTCCGCACCTACAGCTACGCCGAACTCCTGCGCGAGGTGAAGAAGGCCGCCAATGCCCTGACTGCCCTGGGCGTGCAGTCCGGCGACCGCGTGACCCTGTACCTGCCCCTGACGCCCGAGGCCGCCATCGCCATGCTCGCCTGCGCCCGCATCGGGGCCGCGCACTCCGTCGTGTTCGGCGGGTTCTCCGTCAGCGCGCTGGCCGACCGCATCAACGACGCCCGAAGCAGGGTGCTGATCACCGCCGACGCCGGGCAGCGGCGCGGCTCCCTGGTGAACCTCAAGGCGAACGCCGACGAGGCCGCGAAACTCACCCCCAGCCTGGAGAAGATCCTCGTCGTATGCCGCGCCGACTGCGACGCGCCCATGCAGGAGGGCCGCGACGTCTGGTGGCACGACGCCCTGAACGCCGCCAGTGACGACCACGACGCGCTGGCCGTGGACAGCGAACACCCGCTGTTTGTGCTGTACACCTCCGGCAGCACCGGCAAACCCAAGGGCGTGCAGCACACCACCGGCGGGTACATGATCGGCACGTACCTCACCACCCAGACTGTGTTCGACCTGCGGGACGACGACATCTACTGGTGCACCGCCGACGTCGGCTGGATCACCGGCCACTCCTACAGCGTGTATGGTCCCCTGCTGAACGGCGCGACCATCCTCATGTACGAGGGCGCGCCCAACCACCCCGACTGGGGCCGCTTCTGGCACCTGATCCAGAAGCACCGCGTCACGATCCTGTACACCGCGCCCACCGCCATCCGCTCCTTCATGCGTCAGGGCGACGCCATCCCCGCCGCGTACGACCTGGGCAGCCTGCGCCTGCTCGGCTCGGTCGGGGAACCCATCAACCCCGAAGCGTGGATGTGGTACTGGCGCACCATCGGCGGCGAACGCTGCCCCGTCGTGGACACCTGGTGGCAGACCGAGACCGGCTCGATCATGCTCACCACCCTGCCCGGCGCGCACGCCAGCAAACCCGGCAGCGCGGGCCTCCCCATGTTCGGCGTGGAGCCCGCCATCATGACCCGCAGCGGCGAGGAACTCGGCCCCGACGACGGCGGCCTGCTGGTCCTCAAACGCCCCTGGCCCAGCATGCTCCGCACCGTGTACGGCGACGACGAGCGCTACCGCAAAACCTACTGGGGCGAGATCGACGGCGTGTACTTCGCCGGGGACGGCGCCCGCCGCGACGCCGACGGGTACGTCACCGTCATCGGCCGCGTGGACGACGTCCTGAACGTCAGCGGCCACCGCCTGGGCACCATGGAGATCGAATCCGCCCTCGTCGCCCACCCCAGCGTCGCCGAAGCCGCCGTGGTCGGCAGACCCGACGACGTGAAAGGCGAATGCGTCGTCGCGTTCGTGCTCCCCCAGAGCGGCTACGCGGTCGACCCGAAAGAACTGCGCGCCCACGTCAGCCGCGAGATCGGCGCACTCGCCCGGCCCGACGCCATCTACGTCGCCGACGCCCTGCCCAAGACCCGCAGCGGCAAGATCATGCGCCGCTTCCTCAGGCAGATCGCCGCCGGAAAAGACATCCAGGGCGACACCAGCACCCTCGAAGATCCCGGCGTGCTCGACCGCATCGCCGCCACAGAGCCCGTGTAA
- a CDS encoding class I SAM-dependent methyltransferase, whose translation MLLDALNLSPALDVLDVGAGDGRLVRELARRGHAGRVVGVDPTPGPGVQPVSAEALSFPDASFDVVLFARVWRTCPIRRGRWRRRGVSCGPAGWCGGRRMVRRTCAPPGRRWAIPSHRGTRPRNPR comes from the coding sequence GTGCTGCTGGACGCACTGAACCTCTCCCCTGCCCTGGACGTGCTGGATGTCGGGGCGGGGGACGGTCGGCTGGTGCGTGAACTGGCGCGGCGGGGGCACGCGGGCCGGGTGGTGGGGGTCGATCCCACGCCGGGACCGGGCGTGCAGCCCGTGTCGGCGGAGGCGTTGTCGTTCCCGGACGCGAGCTTCGACGTGGTGCTGTTCGCGCGGGTCTGGCGCACCTGCCCCATCCGGCGCGGGCGCTGGCGGAGGCGCGGCGTGTCCTGCGGCCCGGCGGGGTGGTGTGGGGGGCGGCGCATGGTCCGGCGCACCTGCGCGCCACCTGGGCGGCGCTGGGCCATCCCCTCGCACCGGGGGACGCGCCCCCGGAATCCGCGGTGA
- the accC gene encoding acetyl-CoA carboxylase biotin carboxylase subunit: MFKKILIANRGEIALRVIRTAREMGVKTVVVYSTADEKSLPVLLADESVCVGPPASNQSYLNIPNILSAALMTGAEGIHPGYGFMAENPDFAEMCREHGITFIGPTPESMRALGSKAGGREIAAMSNVPVVPGTGVLDTVDDALLAAKQIGYPVLLKASAGGGGRGQKVIRTQEELAKGFAQAQEEARLYFGDPAIIMEKFLEEFRHVEVQVMGDGQGHVIHIGERDCSIQRRNQKLIEEAPSTLPDTLRQEILAAGVRLAKHVNYAGAGTLEFIVDRDGNYYFMEMNTRIQVEHCVSEEISGLDFVKLQLEIAAGYGLKLQQEDVVLRGHAIECRLNAEDPDKDFRPAAGKIDDVHFAGGPGVRVDSHCYTGYVIPPHYDSLIGKLIVHHDTREQAIARMKRALEETVIQGPKTTIPLYVKIMNNPFYKRGAVMTNFLKTRMEM; encoded by the coding sequence ATGTTCAAGAAGATCCTGATCGCCAACCGTGGCGAGATTGCCCTGCGCGTCATCCGGACGGCGCGGGAGATGGGCGTGAAGACGGTCGTGGTGTACTCCACGGCGGACGAGAAGAGCCTGCCGGTGCTGCTGGCGGACGAGTCGGTGTGCGTGGGTCCGCCCGCCAGTAATCAGTCGTACCTGAACATTCCGAACATCCTCTCGGCGGCGCTCATGACGGGCGCGGAGGGGATTCACCCGGGGTACGGGTTCATGGCGGAGAACCCGGATTTCGCGGAGATGTGCCGTGAGCATGGCATCACGTTCATCGGGCCGACGCCCGAGAGCATGCGCGCCCTCGGATCCAAGGCCGGGGGCCGCGAGATCGCCGCGATGAGCAACGTGCCGGTCGTGCCGGGCACCGGCGTGCTGGATACCGTGGACGACGCGCTGCTGGCCGCCAAGCAGATCGGATACCCGGTGCTGCTGAAGGCCAGCGCGGGTGGCGGCGGGCGCGGGCAGAAGGTCATCCGCACGCAGGAGGAACTCGCCAAGGGCTTCGCGCAGGCGCAGGAGGAAGCGCGGCTGTACTTCGGTGATCCGGCGATCATCATGGAGAAGTTCCTGGAGGAATTCCGGCACGTCGAGGTGCAGGTCATGGGCGACGGGCAGGGCCACGTCATCCACATCGGCGAGCGTGACTGCTCCATCCAGCGGCGCAACCAGAAACTGATCGAGGAGGCGCCCAGCACCCTGCCGGACACGCTGCGCCAGGAGATCCTCGCGGCCGGCGTGCGCCTCGCGAAGCACGTGAACTACGCCGGGGCGGGCACGCTGGAATTCATCGTGGACCGCGACGGGAACTACTACTTCATGGAGATGAACACCCGTATCCAGGTGGAACACTGCGTCTCCGAGGAGATCTCCGGGCTGGACTTCGTGAAACTGCAGCTGGAGATCGCCGCCGGGTACGGCCTGAAGCTGCAGCAGGAGGACGTGGTGCTGCGCGGGCACGCCATCGAGTGCCGCCTGAACGCCGAGGATCCCGACAAGGACTTCCGCCCGGCCGCCGGGAAGATCGACGACGTGCACTTCGCGGGCGGTCCCGGCGTGCGCGTGGACAGCCACTGCTACACCGGTTACGTGATCCCCCCGCACTACGACAGCCTGATCGGCAAGCTGATCGTCCACCACGACACGCGCGAGCAGGCCATTGCCCGCATGAAGCGCGCGCTGGAAGAAACCGTCATCCAGGGCCCCAAGACCACCATTCCGCTGTACGTGAAGATCATGAACAACCCGTTCTACAAGCGCGGGGCGGTCATGACGAACTTCCTCAAAACTCGGATGGAAATGTAA
- the accB gene encoding acetyl-CoA carboxylase biotin carboxyl carrier protein: MNPNDLKQILDALTYADVREFSLRTGSFDLSLKRGPQAFAAPAPMPAPGPAPVAAPMPAPAFAPMPAPAMPAPQVQASAPAAPAQAAAPAPTPADAPAEKPASKGTPVKAPIVGTFYASSSPDAAPYVKVGDTVAAGQVLCIIEAMKLMNEIEAEQGGTIREILVKNAEPVEYGQTLFIIE, translated from the coding sequence ATGAACCCGAACGACCTGAAACAGATTCTCGATGCCCTCACGTACGCCGACGTGCGCGAATTCAGCCTGCGCACCGGCAGCTTCGACCTGAGCCTCAAGCGCGGCCCGCAGGCCTTCGCCGCGCCCGCTCCCATGCCCGCACCCGGCCCCGCCCCGGTCGCGGCCCCCATGCCCGCCCCCGCGTTCGCGCCCATGCCCGCGCCCGCCATGCCCGCCCCGCAGGTGCAGGCCAGCGCCCCCGCCGCGCCCGCGCAGGCTGCGGCTCCGGCCCCCACGCCCGCCGATGCCCCCGCCGAGAAACCCGCCAGCAAGGGCACGCCCGTCAAGGCGCCCATCGTCGGCACCTTCTACGCGTCCAGCAGCCCCGACGCCGCCCCCTACGTGAAGGTCGGCGACACCGTCGCGGCCGGGCAGGTGCTGTGCATCATCGAGGCGATGAAACTCATGAACGAGATCGAAGCCGAGCAGGGCGGCACCATTCGCGAGATCCTCGTGAAGAACGCCGAACCCGTCGAGTACGGCCAGACGCTGTTCATCATTGAGTAA
- the efp gene encoding elongation factor P → MISVTELRNGTKVEMDGGLWECLEYSHLKMGRGGAKVVTKFRNMESGSIVDRTFNSGEKLQDIYVEGKKMQYLYPDGEDYVFMDLDTFDQITLGKTLVSDAAKFMKENTEVEVAMYGEKPLSITLPNQVILKIVQTDPGVRGDTVSGGTKPATLETGAVVQVPLFVEQDTNVKVDTRTGQYLSRA, encoded by the coding sequence ATGATCAGTGTGACTGAACTGCGCAACGGCACGAAAGTGGAGATGGACGGCGGCCTTTGGGAGTGCCTGGAGTACTCGCACCTGAAGATGGGCCGCGGCGGCGCGAAGGTCGTCACGAAGTTCCGCAACATGGAAAGCGGCTCGATCGTGGACCGCACCTTCAACAGCGGCGAGAAACTGCAGGACATCTACGTGGAAGGCAAGAAGATGCAGTACCTCTACCCCGACGGTGAGGACTACGTGTTCATGGACCTGGACACCTTCGACCAGATCACGCTGGGCAAGACCCTGGTCAGCGACGCGGCGAAGTTCATGAAGGAGAACACCGAGGTGGAAGTCGCCATGTACGGCGAGAAGCCCCTGAGCATCACGCTGCCCAACCAGGTCATCCTGAAGATCGTGCAGACCGACCCCGGCGTGCGTGGCGACACGGTGTCCGGCGGCACGAAGCCCGCCACGCTGGAGACCGGCGCCGTGGTGCAGGTGCCCCTGTTCGTCGAGCAGGACACCAACGTGAAGGTGGACACCCGCACGGGTCAGTACCTCAGCCGCGCGTAA
- a CDS encoding 50S ribosomal protein L25/general stress protein Ctc has translation MELNAKPRKSQEKLAEGLIPAVAYNKEKNVSFSIDKKAFDRAFRQTSTTGLFDITIEGGETFPALVKTVQMDKRKRTPIHVDFYMVTYGEPVEVNVPVHTKGKSQGEVMGGLLDIVVHNLSVIAPGPRRIPQELVVDVAKLNIGDHVTAGQVKLPEGVKLAGDAEQVVISVLPPRLSEGEAAAEQQAAQVAGLVAAGEISEEAAAAILEGDATVEEVKAEAAGETEGEATEEKTEE, from the coding sequence ATGGAACTGAACGCCAAACCCCGCAAGAGCCAGGAAAAGCTCGCTGAAGGCCTGATCCCCGCCGTCGCCTACAACAAGGAGAAGAACGTCTCCTTCAGCATCGACAAGAAGGCCTTCGACCGCGCCTTCCGCCAGACCAGCACCACCGGTCTGTTCGACATCACCATCGAAGGCGGCGAGACCTTCCCCGCGCTCGTCAAGACCGTGCAGATGGACAAGCGCAAGCGCACCCCCATCCACGTGGACTTCTACATGGTCACCTACGGTGAACCCGTCGAAGTGAACGTCCCCGTGCACACCAAGGGCAAGAGCCAGGGCGAAGTCATGGGCGGCCTGCTGGACATCGTCGTTCACAACCTGAGCGTCATCGCCCCCGGCCCCCGCCGCATCCCCCAGGAACTCGTCGTGGACGTCGCCAAGCTGAACATCGGTGACCACGTCACCGCCGGTCAGGTCAAGCTGCCCGAAGGCGTGAAGCTCGCCGGTGACGCCGAGCAGGTCGTCATCAGCGTCCTGCCGCCCCGCCTCAGCGAAGGCGAAGCCGCCGCCGAGCAGCAGGCCGCCCAGGTGGCCGGTCTGGTCGCCGCTGGCGAGATCAGCGAGGAAGCCGCCGCCGCCATCCTGGAAGGCGACGCCACCGTCGAGGAAGTCAAGGCCGAAGCCGCCGGCGAGACCGAAGGCGAAGCCACCGAAGAGAAGACCGAAGAGTAA
- a CDS encoding aminopeptidase produces MRRRMWVAAALLAGGALLSGCADVRYLTQAAGGQLDLLRRARPLADVLADPGTPAGVRRRLQLASDVRAFAVAPEATGGLGLPDHGSFLKYVDVGRPFVVWNVFSAPEFSVTLDTSCFPVAGCVGYRGYFSEAAAQADAQARRAEGRDVNVGGVSAYSTLGYLRDPLLSTMLTYPDATLIRTIIHELSHPSLYVAGDTVFNESYATAVEEEGMRRWLDAHGTPELREQDRLAQERQSGFEALLLDTRARLEALYATSGLTEADRRERKGAILADMNARYATLKASWGGYAGYDAFFARGVNNATLGAVAAYATMVPDFQALLARVGGHLPTFIEEARACSRRPQAERAICLRGSGPAALTVGPQMPS; encoded by the coding sequence ATGAGACGCAGGATGTGGGTGGCGGCGGCGCTGTTGGCGGGCGGGGCGCTGCTGAGCGGGTGCGCGGACGTGCGGTACCTGACACAGGCGGCGGGCGGGCAGCTGGACCTGCTGCGCCGCGCGCGGCCCCTGGCGGACGTGCTGGCCGATCCGGGCACCCCGGCGGGCGTGCGGCGTCGCCTGCAACTGGCGTCGGACGTGCGGGCCTTCGCGGTCGCGCCCGAGGCGACGGGTGGGCTGGGCCTGCCGGACCACGGGTCTTTCCTGAAGTACGTGGACGTGGGGCGGCCGTTCGTGGTGTGGAACGTGTTTTCCGCGCCGGAGTTCAGCGTGACGCTGGACACGTCGTGCTTCCCGGTGGCGGGCTGCGTGGGGTACCGGGGGTACTTCAGCGAGGCAGCGGCACAGGCGGACGCGCAGGCGCGGCGCGCGGAGGGCCGGGACGTGAACGTGGGCGGCGTCAGCGCGTACTCCACACTGGGGTACCTGCGTGACCCCCTGCTGTCCACCATGCTGACCTACCCGGACGCGACGCTGATCCGCACGATCATCCACGAACTGTCCCACCCGAGCCTGTACGTGGCGGGCGACACGGTGTTCAACGAGTCGTACGCCACGGCGGTGGAAGAAGAGGGCATGCGCCGCTGGCTGGACGCGCACGGCACGCCCGAACTGCGCGAACAGGACCGGCTGGCCCAGGAGCGGCAGTCGGGGTTCGAGGCGCTGCTGCTGGACACCCGCGCGCGGCTGGAGGCGCTGTACGCCACGTCCGGCCTGACGGAAGCTGACCGCCGCGAGCGCAAGGGCGCGATCCTGGCGGACATGAACGCCCGGTACGCGACGCTGAAGGCGTCCTGGGGCGGGTACGCGGGCTACGACGCCTTCTTCGCGCGCGGCGTGAACAACGCGACGCTGGGCGCCGTGGCGGCCTACGCGACTATGGTCCCGGACTTCCAGGCCCTCCTGGCGCGGGTGGGCGGACACCTGCCCACCTTCATCGAGGAGGCCCGCGCGTGCAGCCGCCGCCCGCAGGCCGAGCGGGCCATCTGCCTGCGCGGTTCCGGACCGGCAGCCCTCACGGTGGGTCCGCAGATGCCGTCCTGA
- a CDS encoding aldo/keto reductase family oxidoreductase — MRTQKLGGSDLMVPVVAVGCMRIDGMERGAASHLIGTALEHGANFFDHADIYGAGRSEEVFADAVGMSSSVREGLILQSKCGIRPDIQTFDFSREHILASVDGILKRLRTEYLDVLLLHRPDALVEPEEVAAAFDQLEQEGKVRHFGVSNQHPRQIELLRKFVRQPLVANQLQLSITNATMITSGLNVNMENASAVDRDGGVLDYCRLHDITVQPWSPFQFGFFEGVFIGHAKFPALNAKLDELAAKYGVSSTTIAMAWLLRHPARMQPVTGTTTPERLVDCLRAADVTLTREEWYGLLIAAGNTLP; from the coding sequence ATGCGAACTCAGAAGCTGGGCGGAAGTGACCTGATGGTGCCGGTGGTCGCGGTGGGCTGCATGCGCATCGACGGTATGGAGCGGGGGGCGGCGTCGCACCTGATCGGGACGGCGCTGGAGCACGGCGCGAACTTCTTCGATCACGCCGACATCTACGGCGCGGGGCGCAGCGAGGAGGTCTTCGCGGACGCGGTCGGCATGAGCTCCAGCGTCCGTGAGGGCCTGATCCTGCAGTCCAAGTGCGGCATCCGCCCGGACATCCAGACCTTCGATTTCTCCCGCGAGCACATCCTGGCGTCGGTGGACGGCATCCTGAAGCGGCTGCGGACCGAGTACCTGGACGTGCTGCTGCTGCACCGCCCGGACGCGCTGGTGGAACCCGAGGAGGTTGCCGCCGCGTTCGACCAGCTGGAGCAGGAGGGCAAGGTGCGGCACTTCGGCGTGTCGAACCAGCACCCCCGTCAGATCGAGCTGCTGCGCAAATTCGTGCGGCAGCCGCTGGTGGCGAACCAGCTGCAGCTGAGCATCACGAACGCCACGATGATCACCAGTGGCCTGAACGTGAACATGGAAAACGCGTCGGCGGTGGACCGTGACGGGGGCGTGCTGGATTACTGCCGCCTGCATGACATCACGGTGCAGCCGTGGTCGCCGTTCCAGTTCGGGTTCTTCGAGGGGGTGTTCATCGGGCACGCGAAGTTCCCCGCGCTGAACGCGAAACTGGACGAACTGGCCGCGAAGTACGGCGTGAGCAGCACGACGATCGCCATGGCGTGGCTGCTGCGTCACCCGGCGCGGATGCAGCCCGTGACGGGCACGACCACCCCGGAGCGGCTGGTGGACTGCCTGCGCGCGGCGGACGTCACCCTGACCCGCGAGGAATGGTACGGGCTGCTGATCGCGGCCGGGAACACGCTGCCCTGA
- a CDS encoding pyridoxamine 5'-phosphate oxidase family protein, translating to MPGTLKDLARLMRGLDLCLLTTTTAYGHLGSRPMSNNGEVDYDGTSHFFTWADSRAAQDIAKNKNVQLGFQSGKPFLFIAVQGDATLTTHRPTMAPHWQDQLTQWFKDGLDTPGLTMITVKARRVNWWGEEEGELELG from the coding sequence ATGCCCGGCACCCTGAAAGACCTCGCGCGACTCATGCGCGGCCTCGACCTCTGCCTCCTGACCACCACCACCGCGTACGGCCACCTCGGCTCGCGCCCCATGAGCAACAACGGCGAGGTCGACTACGACGGCACCAGCCACTTCTTCACCTGGGCGGACAGCCGCGCCGCGCAGGACATTGCGAAGAACAAGAACGTCCAGCTGGGCTTCCAGTCCGGCAAGCCCTTCCTGTTCATCGCCGTGCAGGGCGACGCGACCCTCACCACCCACCGCCCCACCATGGCCCCCCACTGGCAGGACCAGCTGACCCAGTGGTTCAAAGACGGCCTGGACACCCCCGGCCTGACCATGATCACCGTCAAGGCCCGCCGCGTGAACTGGTGGGGCGAGGAAGAAGGCGAACTGGAGCTCGGCTGA
- a CDS encoding ATP-grasp domain-containing protein yields MAMRVVFPADYFQVRQPDGAFADQAAAFAAHGWGVSTFAFEGDRVFRPALMPGETVLYRGWMLDGVGYRAFVGAVEGAGARVLTSPEAYLAAHHLPRWAPLLADVTPETVCFTELDDLPEALAALGWDGFFVKDFVKSLKTGAGSRITRPDQIAELLERMAHFRGQIEGGVCVRRVEELDPASEVRFFVRAGRAFSADGSDVPDLVRDVAGRIASPFFSVDVARRADGALRVVEVGDGQVSDLVGWTPAQFMTVWADAEGWADGAG; encoded by the coding sequence ATGGCGATGCGAGTGGTGTTCCCGGCGGATTACTTTCAGGTACGGCAGCCGGACGGGGCGTTCGCGGATCAGGCGGCGGCGTTCGCGGCGCATGGGTGGGGCGTGTCCACCTTTGCGTTCGAGGGGGATCGGGTGTTTCGCCCGGCGCTGATGCCGGGTGAGACGGTGCTGTACCGGGGCTGGATGCTGGACGGGGTGGGGTACCGGGCGTTCGTGGGCGCGGTGGAGGGGGCGGGCGCGCGGGTACTGACGTCGCCGGAGGCGTATCTGGCGGCGCATCACCTGCCGCGCTGGGCGCCGCTGCTGGCGGACGTGACCCCGGAGACGGTGTGCTTCACGGAGCTGGACGACCTGCCGGAGGCGCTGGCGGCGCTGGGCTGGGACGGGTTTTTCGTGAAGGACTTCGTGAAGTCCCTGAAGACCGGCGCGGGCAGCCGCATCACGCGGCCTGATCAGATCGCGGAGCTGCTGGAGCGCATGGCGCACTTCCGGGGGCAGATCGAGGGCGGGGTGTGCGTGCGCCGCGTGGAGGAGTTGGACCCGGCGTCGGAGGTGCGGTTTTTCGTGCGCGCGGGGCGGGCGTTCAGCGCGGACGGTTCCGACGTGCCGGATCTGGTGCGGGACGTGGCCGGGCGGATCGCGTCGCCGTTCTTCTCGGTGGACGTCGCCCGGCGTGCCGATGGCGCGCTGCGCGTGGTGGAGGTCGGGGACGGGCAGGTGTCGGATCTGGTGGGCTGGACGCCCGCGCAGTTCATGACGGTGTGGGCGGACGCGGAGGGGTGGGCGGACGGGGCGGGCTGA